The window TCCAAtattataatagctatagctggacatactgaaggACAGactacaaactttgaaaaatatatatagacctATGGCCCCCTATAGGTTAAGACTCGTGATGCCGACGACCATTATTAATACCGTAGTTAAAAATACCTAGACCTACTGAAAGAAAAATTacacaaatgaaattaaaaatacaaaaacagtttttaaagttaacagaaactaaattaatttttttttgtaaataattttgttaatatttttacgGCTTTAGTATTGACAGCTTTCAAAAGGCAAAGTTCTAATACTAGGAATGCGTTACTGGAGCTTCGATTGGTAGGTCCCAACTAGCTACACGTGTTATTGTTAGCTAGCGAGAATAGATCACATTCCTCATAATCATAAGGCGTGCTGAATTTAGAATGcactagtgctgcacgatatctttgcatgtacattcgatcatttggtctcaaaatatatcgaatatcgaaaaatattgaacattggagttgtcttctttcgatatatagtgttaggctttaacatgaacgatatgtgttgtattatgggattgcTAGGCTcgggctatattggtgtctgagctcaaggtagtacaggtggtcttggtaattacggtgagtggaTAAAGCTGAACAAAGcttgggtaaagctagtagattaggtagtataaggcagtatggggaggatataaggaagtgtaatgaAAGACGGACGTTCCTCTTGGTCTTCTTCGCTTCAATCTCATGTAagtgttatatttatacaacatggcgcagttgacgaaactttaaatttttcttttCTGTGTGTTATCGCTAGCGATAGTTTTCTGGTTACGGTGTAAGTCTAACGTTTGATTAGAtcctttcacgggcgtgcaggtgGGGTGACGTGAGGTAGGGTGGTGTTGTGAGGCTGTGAGGTGTTGTAGCGGTGAAGCACCGGTGTTGGAGAGGTGTAGATATTTATTAAGTGTTTGGAGGTGAgaattacattaaatttatacgagtggggtagagtgaATTTGTGGCGAGAAATATATTGTGTTGTGTCGGGATGGAGATCGGTTATCCGAAGCTGGTGTTTAGTGAGCGCGGTGATGGTTCATGGGAGAGATTTATATaagaaatgaatttatgtattgagagtgcagttgagagaagaggttacgaaAGTGAAGGGGGCAATAGACGCcttattatgagaggtagagctaaGTTGAGGCCATTactgagagctattgggcacagggGTAGAAAAGTATTAAAAGGTGCAGGGTTTGATGTAGATGGTGCAAATTCAACTTATGAAGAGGCAGTGGGTATTTTGCAGGATTATTATGATAGACAGGAGAGCATGTTTGTGAAAGGTCATAAATTTTTGACGGCTAGACAGGCACTTGGTGAAAGTGATAGAGATTTCTTGGTACGAGTTTAGAGTTTAAGCAGATATGCTGAGGTAGCGAACAATGCTGATAGAGTAAGGTTTGCTCCTATAGTAGCAGTAAACGGGTTGAGATATAGAGAAGTAAGTAGAGACTTGATGAAGAATGCCAATTTGACCTGGGTGATGTTgaatgaggcattgagggctcgtgagaTGGCGAATCATTCAGACAGGTTCTTGGGAGCAGATAGTAGAGGAAGCGATTTAAAAAGTGAAATTAAAAAAGAGGTAGCAAGGGTATCAGAGTGCGAGAGTCATGCGCAGTACCGGAGTGGTGGTAGAGATAGAAGCTACGATTCAGCAGGGAGATCTTCCCCTAGAagtagccctaggagtagtagaaAGTATTATGGTAATAGTAGTGAGGAGCGTGATACTAGTAGGTATTGGACACAAGGTCGGAAGTGTGACAAGGACAGTggcagtagaaagtatagagataatagcaAAGAAAGgtatgtctctagatatagagaAAACAGTAGAGAGAGTAGAGATAAAGTTTGCTACAATTGCAGAGGTAGTGGCCATGAGATGCGGAGTTGTCCCTTcatttaatgttttcttgtggacggcgaggacatgtatcccgttattgtagggataagGGAGGAGATGTATGTTATGACAGACGAAGTAGCAGCAGGTGGTCAGGAGGTAGCCGTGATAATAGCTATGAGCGATATGGTAGCCACGATAgtagtagggagaggtacaggggccgagaaagcccccgcgaGACGAGAGACAAGTTGAGTACATACAGGGACAATAGTATGGATAGGCTTGAGGGGGTATAAGGAGAGGCGCGAGACGAGTCGGTATGATGAAAGGTACCGGGATAATAGTAAGGGTAGAAGTGTTAGATTCTCTGGTTCTAGGGATAAATATGATGATGACAATTGACTAGGACGGAGAATTGTGCAAGTTTTAAAAGTCAATGGGGAGAATGTggagtttacgtttgatactggggccgATGTGTCAATAGCAACCGAAgcaacagccaataagttgaacctacggttaaagaaaccgtcgacagttttagaaactgctgatggtagtgaCAAACAAGTTGGTTGTCACTACCATCAACgagttaaaagtggttggaagtgtaatagttcatttggaaagtaaaCACAGGCATATGGATGCTGAAGTTCATGTGGTGCAAGGATTGAGAACAAACTTTTTGGACATAACTAAGTTGAagcagctaaaattatttgctgttgtaaacgcgttatgcgaaagtaagtttgagcctgttaaggagtgtagaagtattaagccagttaagccgttttTGTCGAGAACCactattgctgggtcaagttatgtttcagatgatgtcaagttgcaaaacctgacaaataagtctgacagagagtATGATGTTAAGAAAGgccacacaggtcaagattggtggacttgtgAAACCAAGGGAGTAAAGAGTAGCGGATACGTAGAAATTGGTAGTCAAGGGGGACAGTCCAAAGCACCAGAGAggtgcaagtgtctatggggtaTGATAGAGAACACAGTCATGATGAGGTAAGTGGAGGTGCTAaaaaagtagctgaaccagtatCTGTAATGGAGaaagtttgctcttttttagctgaggtgtccagcaatggaatgttagacagaaaTGGTCATGAGAGAAAGGTAGCAGAGATAGAGAAGGAAGAGAAAGAGGTACAGAGGAAGTCAAAGAAGAAAATGGCTAGGCTAAAAGCGAAGCGTAAGGCAGCAGTtgtggagttggaaaatgtcaaggcattcagggtagtggtgcaggagttGGCCGAGGTTCAGAAgagaattgctggtagcagacctgcactggttgcaggtgaggtcgagctagataggtctgggcctatgtcaactcccagctctgtggcgCCATTCCCTGTGCAGCCGATTGtggcccaggtggagacctcctACAGGATGCCTGTTGAGCCCGCCTCTTATTGGGGAGAGCAAGGTGAAAACagaagagacggagatgaggttgaggagtcattactgacccaaccaaaaaaCTCCGGGCTAGTCAGCGTTGGTGGAAATAgggttggagatgttggtggaagtagtgttggttgTGACAGTGGTCATGGTGAAAGTATTGGTAGCGACGAAAATCagggtgatggaaaagccagtgcatACTGGCAATGGAGCTGAGAGTAACGAGAAGAGTATTTTAGACGgtggcacagggtcagacaagccagaggcatagcctatggAGACTGCCCTAACAGAGTAAGGTATGAGCAACACAAGTAAGGTAAGCTACTATgtctgcttgttggtagtgatgAGGTGGCctcaaaaaaaagaaaaaaaaagaaggGCATGTTgcattatgggatttgttaggcttaggctatattggtgtctgagctcaaggcagtataggtggtcttggtaattacggtgagtgggCAAAGCtgaataaagctagtgggtaaagctagtagattaggtagtataaggcagtatggagaagatataaggaagtgtaatgaAAGACGGACGTTCTTCTTGGTCTTCTTCGCTTCAATCTCATGTAagtgttatatttatacaacaaTATGACAGGATATTGGTTAATATTGGTTAAAacaggagttgtcctctcgttacaataaagagaatagacaactccatttttgcaaaataaaatcagccgatatttcgataaaatatcggcttcggcattcatatcgacttgaaaactgaccaaatataaaatcatccactgaaatatatcgtcatatcaaattatatcgtgttatcgtgcagcactagaaTGCACGGCTCCATCATTACCTGCTGCCATTATTCCATCGGTGAATAGTTACCTGATGCTGCAACTAAATAATGCTCACAGACAGGTCTTGTTATTCAATTTTCTAATGACCGCTGCTGTGCAGTGCTGTATTCAAATTCCATTGTACATAACTTCATTATGTTCCTTAGGTTTAATTgataaacaaatttgtaacaacTAAATCACAATCAAGTAGAGTTTTGTTTGTGTCTGGTTTATCGCTTAGAAAGTAATGAAGTACAGAAAGTGAAAGAGGTTGTAGCACTACTGAAAACAGCTTGTCAAGGGAGTACTTCCTAAGGAAAGTTCATCCATAACATAGTCAAAGCTATCAGAGAAAGACATGCTCCAGCTGAAATCTTTTCTCCATGGTTTCCTCCATGTTCACTGTCTTTGTTTCCTCCATGTTCAGTCTCATTGTAGTCAAATGCACCATCTAAAACACGGCAAGACATGAAAATTACTGCTCTATTACAGAAAATAAATACACATAATCATTTAATAGAGAATACCTGTTATTCCAGAATGCATGGCCAGTTAGACAGCATTTTACAAAGCGTCATTAGGCTGCCCCAGCTAGCAAACCCCAGTGAGCCATTAATTAAAAGAATCTTACTGGTTTTTCCATGGTTTCCTCCATGTTCTTTGTCTTTGTTTCCTCCATGTTCTTTGCCTTTGTTTCCTCCATGTTCTTTGTCTTTGTTTCCTCCATGTTCTTTGTCTTTGTTTCCTCCATGTTCTTCGTCTTTGTTTCCTCCATGTTCAGTCTCATTGTAATCAAATGCACCATCTAAAACACAGCAAGACATGAAAATTACTGCTCTATTACAGAAAAGAAATACTTACACATAAGGGGCAGAATTATtgcatatttatagtatttttcAAAGCCAATATAACTTATTAAAAAGTGAGTTGGTGTCAAAACTATTATTGCTTCAACAACAGACATACCAGATAATCGTAGAGACACAGGCTACAGTAGGTAAGCATAGAGACACAGGCTACAGCAGGTAAGCGTAGATACAAAGGCTACAAGGGGTAAGCATTGAAACACACGCTACAGCAGGTAAGCATTGAAAAACAGGCTACAGCAGGTAAGCATTGAAACACAGGCTACAGCAGGTAAGTGTAAAGGCACAGGCTACAGCAGGTAAGTGTAGAGGCACAGGCTACAGCAGGTAAGCGTAGAGACACAGGCTACTGCAGATAAGCGTAGAGACACAGGCTACAGCAGGTAAGCGTAGAGGCACAGGCTACAGCAGGTAAGTGTAGAGGCACAGGCTACAGCAGGGGTTgaaccattgaacttaaaagttaaaacccctggaatggcaatcgcGTGACTTTTACATTGATAGCGATACATAATGCATGCGCCATATTGGGTGGCTAATCGTatgctagttccgtttgtaaacaaacagtgaaaaatgacagaaatgcaCATGTTGAATAGtcattttccagctgggtgttaataaaaactcctcctacacaacgtttagagtgccatgatagaagaaaacctatttataacatatggagtggatataataaatgataagtagatgttaaatagatttttttggaccatattattcatacaaactgttgtattacagatgcataaacctagcaaatgatatattcaggcaaataacaaccattccattatattaaaaattatattacatatacataaacCATAATGGAGAAACTTAGCAAATGAAGTATttagataaaaacaacacaCATGCTGCCAAAACAAAAACCGTTTCAAGATTtgagtgataatagcttatgaatgtatgatatgtataatacagtatctgtaaaagatggaatgaactactgcaacaactaaacggaaattagaAACAGTTGTAATAaaggataatcaaaataatgcaaacaaggaaatgccgGAAGTAGTGTAATCAGTTGATTAGACCTATACATACAcattacagaaactgtgtaaaaggagatttgtataccactgaatattgagccaaggtgcatcagagtttcttagaactaaatcagattaggaatagcagcacaacaacagctacagatgaatattacagttcAATATTATCCTttattacagtgattatattgttactggcctttaaaaagtactgatttagtattttatgc of the Watersipora subatra chromosome 4, tzWatSuba1.1, whole genome shotgun sequence genome contains:
- the LOC137395116 gene encoding uncharacterized protein; this translates as MYHTHAMENVQQVGRPIVHTLATIVPMVHLITMRLNMEETKTKNMEETKTKNMEETKTKNMEETKAKNMEETKTKNMEETMEKPMVHLTTMRLNMEETKTVNMEETMEKRFQLEHVFL